A single Salmo trutta chromosome 14, fSalTru1.1, whole genome shotgun sequence DNA region contains:
- the LOC115208008 gene encoding protein SYS1 homolog, whose protein sequence is MGSHFRSYIWDPVLILSQIVLMQCIYYSFLGLWLAGVDSLVQTNRSLDQIFSYEVLGFATMQGRLSMMAFILNSLTCALGLWFFIRRGKQCLDFTVTVHFFHMIGCWIYNAHLPAALSWWLVNVACMALMAVIGEYLCMRTELRAIPVNSGPKSNL, encoded by the exons CCCAGATTGTGTTGATGCAATGTATCTACTACAGCTTTCTGGGTCTGTGGCTGGCTGGAGTGGACAGTCTCGTACAAACCAACAGATCGCTGGACCAGATCTTCAGTTATGAG GTTCTTGGTTTTGCAACAATGCAGGGCAGACTCTCAATGATGGCATTCATCTTGAACTCGCTTACCTG TGCCCTGGGCCTGTGGTTCTTCATCCGCCGAGGGAAGCAGTGTCTGGACTTCACTGTCACTGTGCACTTCTTCCACATGATAGGCTGTTGGATCTACAACGCCCACCTCCCGGCGGCcctgtcctggtggctggtcaACGTGGCCTGCATGGCTCTGATGGCCGTGATTGGAGAGTACCTGTGCATGCGGACTGAGCTCAGGGCCATCCCAGTCAACAGTGGACCTAAGTCTAACCTCTGA